A window from Acidobacteriota bacterium encodes these proteins:
- a CDS encoding TIGR00730 family Rossman fold protein, producing MHDPEDPKDLQRAPLAYKNPAFIDSPDGRILRILAEYQEPLARFHREKIQDTVVFFGSARFHSRSHAEHELEVLAKPSSAQPAPLEEQIKRARAAVEMARYYEEARRLAFLLTSWTKDLPFERHRFVVCTGGGPGIMEAANLGAREAGGKTIGLNINLPYEQMPNRYITPELNFEFHYFFMRKYWFAYLSKALVVFPGGFGTMDELFEILTLAQTEKLAKRILVLMYGKEYWERVINIDALVDWGTIAPEDRDLYRVVNSPEEAFEALRKGLTKFHLNAPHPKQEDRAPGIAKTRPFNQRNR from the coding sequence ATGCACGATCCCGAAGATCCCAAAGATCTGCAACGCGCGCCACTCGCTTACAAGAACCCGGCGTTCATCGATAGTCCCGACGGGCGCATCCTGCGCATCCTCGCGGAGTATCAGGAACCGCTCGCACGCTTCCACCGCGAGAAGATCCAGGATACGGTCGTCTTCTTCGGCTCCGCGCGTTTCCACAGCCGCTCGCACGCCGAGCACGAACTCGAAGTGCTGGCCAAGCCGAGCTCAGCGCAGCCCGCCCCGCTCGAAGAGCAGATCAAGCGCGCGCGTGCCGCGGTGGAGATGGCTCGCTACTACGAAGAAGCCCGCCGCCTCGCTTTCCTGCTCACCTCGTGGACCAAAGACCTGCCCTTCGAGCGCCACCGCTTCGTCGTCTGCACCGGCGGCGGTCCGGGCATCATGGAAGCGGCGAACCTGGGCGCGCGCGAGGCTGGCGGCAAGACCATCGGACTGAACATCAACCTGCCCTATGAGCAGATGCCCAATCGCTACATCACTCCGGAACTCAACTTCGAATTCCATTACTTCTTCATGCGCAAGTACTGGTTCGCCTACCTCTCGAAGGCGCTCGTGGTCTTTCCCGGAGGCTTCGGTACGATGGACGAACTGTTTGAGATCCTCACGCTGGCGCAGACCGAGAAGCTGGCCAAGCGCATCCTGGTGCTGATGTACGGGAAGGAATACTGGGAGCGCGTCATCAACATCGACGCTCTCGTCGATTGGGGCACCATCGCGCCCGAGGACCGCGACCTCTATCGCGTGGTCAATTCACCGGAAGAGGCCTTTGAAGCGCTGCGCAAGGGACTGACGAAGTTCCACCTCAACGCGCCGCATCCTAAGCAGGAAGACCGCGCTCCCGGCATCGCCAAGACACGGCCATTCAACCAGCGCAATCGCTGA
- a CDS encoding thiamine phosphate synthase, with protein MLLYYITDRRQFPGPPGEQRRALLAKLGEAARAGVDYIQLREKDLSARELEQLAREAVSALARARPARMPPTRMSEGQRPTTRLLVNSRADIALAVGADGVHLPAGDLPASEVHALWAAATRNSKLETRNCLVAVSCHTGEEVAAAESHGADFAVFGPVFEKAGGPKSAGLAALRAACARGAHTSTVAKPEAGYATPMPVLALGGVTLANAQDCLRAGAAGVAGIRLFQENEVARVVAELCAREKR; from the coding sequence GTGCTGCTCTACTACATCACCGACCGCCGGCAGTTTCCGGGCCCACCGGGCGAGCAGCGCCGCGCCCTGCTCGCCAAGCTCGGCGAGGCCGCGCGTGCCGGCGTGGACTACATCCAGCTCCGCGAAAAGGATTTGTCCGCGCGCGAACTGGAGCAGCTCGCGCGCGAGGCGGTCAGTGCCCTTGCCCGCGCTCGGCCAGCACGAATGCCCCCAACCCGCATGTCCGAAGGCCAGCGGCCAACCACTCGCCTGCTGGTCAACTCGCGCGCCGATATCGCGCTCGCGGTTGGCGCCGACGGTGTCCATCTTCCCGCCGGCGATCTTCCGGCGAGCGAGGTGCACGCGTTGTGGGCGGCCGCCACTCGAAACTCGAAACTCGAAACTCGAAACTGCCTCGTCGCCGTCTCCTGCCATACCGGGGAAGAAGTCGCAGCCGCCGAATCCCACGGCGCCGACTTTGCCGTCTTCGGACCGGTCTTCGAAAAGGCAGGAGGACCGAAGTCCGCGGGCCTCGCCGCGTTACGCGCGGCGTGCGCGCGCGGCGCTCACACCAGCACGGTGGCCAAGCCCGAAGCCGGATACGCCACCCCGATGCCGGTGCTGGCGCTTGGCGGCGTCACGCTCGCGAACGCGCAGGACTGCCTGCGCGCCGGCGCCGCCGGCGTGGCCGGAATCAGGCTGTTCCAGGAGAATGAGGTCGCGCGCGTCGTGGCCGAGCTATGCGCGCGGGAAAAGAGATAG
- a CDS encoding YdeI/OmpD-associated family protein: MKKPKTTAKTFTATLEHMPGNLGWVIIRVPVDVEKVWGVRGHLKVRGEIGSANKKVSGFGFRTSLFPTGKGYHYMLINKQMQRGGGVGVGMKARFRLEPDLEERVVTEPAEWARIMKQSRAIARFYAALSYSYRQAIARSITEPKAAASRRKRAEQMAERVLQTIEAERELPPLIRQAFERYPRAWQGWQRMTPRQRRNHLLGIFYYRNPGSRQRRLEKTMEEASKRAE, encoded by the coding sequence GTGAAGAAGCCCAAGACCACCGCCAAGACTTTCACCGCTACGCTCGAGCACATGCCCGGAAACCTGGGCTGGGTGATCATCCGCGTGCCGGTGGACGTGGAAAAAGTCTGGGGCGTGCGCGGGCATCTCAAAGTCCGCGGCGAGATCGGAAGCGCGAACAAAAAAGTCAGCGGCTTCGGCTTCCGCACCTCGCTGTTTCCCACCGGCAAGGGATACCACTACATGCTGATCAACAAGCAGATGCAGCGCGGCGGCGGCGTGGGTGTGGGGATGAAGGCGCGCTTTCGCCTGGAGCCGGACCTCGAAGAACGCGTGGTCACCGAGCCGGCAGAGTGGGCGCGGATCATGAAACAGTCGCGTGCGATCGCCAGGTTCTATGCGGCGCTAAGTTATTCCTATCGGCAGGCGATCGCGAGGTCGATCACCGAGCCGAAGGCCGCAGCTTCGCGCCGCAAGCGGGCGGAGCAGATGGCGGAGCGCGTGCTCCAGACCATCGAGGCGGAGCGCGAGCTGCCTCCATTGATCCGGCAGGCATTCGAACGCTACCCGCGAGCGTGGCAGGGCTGGCAGCGGATGACGCCGCGACAACGACGCAATCACCTGCTCGGTATTTTTTACTATCGCAATCCAGGGTCAAGGCAGCGGCGGCTCGAGAAGACGATGGAAGAGGCATCGAAGCGCGCGGAGTGA
- a CDS encoding tetratricopeptide repeat protein gives MALGFGFNKQKVLASAEKYVQQGKLQNAIGEYEKVVKEDPKDLQVLNTIGDLHSRIGDADKAAHYFKKVGDHYASDGFTVKAIAMYKKMVKLAPGQTEAILKLAELYTQQGLYNDARQQYVQVADAYMKANELDAAARIFQKMLELDPENSSMQSKLADLYVRLGKKEEARNIFFNAAQSLYARGSYDAADEACGRVLGLEAGNADALMLRGAIAADSGDGANAVRHLEQIHNLDSRPDALRALIRAHLLLGQRDLAEPLANKLLAVHNDIGGLTTYAESLMSSGDFEKAIAVYDQYADKLLAANPTGIITALHASINKIKENAPALHLLRSVYLKARDTTHLNEVSELLAHAHVQAGDLGKARDLYKELSDLEPENPLHAQNYKQIIGKLGEDSAARPLTAAESSQAFMVEELDAMATTGVEQQYSPDVAAAIRNAMTESELFDSYNLPAKTIAPLEAVLAQAPEDALMNQRLAGLYARAERFADAARCCEILARVHTKAGHAELAKQFGEMGVRYRKHAGGAAPTAPAEGAPALGFEVSAAPPAAAAAQPAAQEFGFEVSVPPDVPAAPVAAAPAREVDVASEWETMVTSEPAAAAAEATVTSAGTAIGDPTREVVEEIKFYIGQAMFGDAHTALDRLAQFSPKHPEIPALRAQLAAAETPAPVAPSEASIAEFSFDAIKTEAAEAPETVAPPPPQPPPPAPKAAPKAAPKPVAAPPPPPPPPAPAAKINAMSDFVLDLEESLGDDFAIGGAKAPAPPPPSALAKAAAPPSPPPPPPPAAKPAPARSAAPAAAASAPASSSAPQSAPQSAPQSAPQQDVMVGREANAALTDMFAEFKEEAEEGAGQAEDPDTHYNLGVAFKEMGLLDEAIGELQKVCQSIEHGYPFSQVMQAYTWLAHCFVEKGVPMAAVKWYEKALHVPQIDEESKMAVYYELASAHEAAGNRKEALASFMEVYGSNIDYRDVAERIKALKA, from the coding sequence TGTACAAGAAGATGGTCAAGCTCGCGCCCGGGCAGACCGAAGCCATCCTCAAGCTCGCCGAGCTCTACACCCAGCAGGGCCTGTACAACGACGCGCGCCAGCAATACGTCCAGGTCGCGGACGCCTACATGAAGGCGAACGAGTTGGATGCGGCCGCGCGCATCTTCCAGAAGATGCTGGAGCTCGATCCTGAGAACTCCAGCATGCAATCCAAGCTCGCCGACCTTTACGTGCGGCTGGGCAAGAAAGAAGAAGCGCGCAACATCTTCTTCAACGCGGCGCAGTCGCTCTACGCGCGCGGCTCCTATGATGCCGCCGACGAGGCCTGCGGCCGCGTCCTCGGGCTCGAGGCCGGCAACGCCGACGCGCTCATGCTGCGCGGCGCCATCGCCGCCGATTCCGGGGATGGCGCCAACGCCGTCCGCCACCTCGAGCAGATCCACAATCTCGACTCGCGGCCCGACGCCCTGCGCGCCCTCATCCGCGCACACCTCCTGCTCGGCCAGCGCGATCTCGCGGAACCGCTCGCCAACAAGCTCCTCGCCGTCCATAACGATATCGGTGGCCTCACCACCTACGCCGAATCGCTGATGTCGTCCGGCGACTTCGAGAAAGCCATCGCGGTCTACGATCAGTACGCCGACAAGCTGCTCGCCGCGAATCCCACCGGCATCATCACCGCGCTGCATGCCTCCATCAACAAGATCAAGGAGAACGCGCCCGCCCTGCACCTATTGCGCAGCGTCTACCTCAAGGCGCGTGACACCACCCACCTGAACGAAGTCTCCGAACTGCTGGCCCATGCCCACGTGCAGGCCGGCGACCTGGGAAAGGCCCGCGACCTCTACAAGGAGCTCTCCGACCTCGAGCCGGAGAATCCGCTGCACGCGCAGAACTACAAGCAGATCATCGGCAAACTGGGTGAGGATTCGGCTGCGCGTCCGCTGACCGCCGCCGAAAGTTCGCAAGCCTTCATGGTGGAAGAACTTGACGCCATGGCTACCACCGGGGTGGAGCAGCAGTACTCCCCCGATGTTGCGGCCGCGATCCGCAACGCCATGACCGAGTCGGAGCTGTTCGATTCTTATAACCTGCCGGCGAAGACCATCGCGCCGCTCGAAGCCGTGCTGGCGCAGGCTCCCGAAGACGCGCTGATGAACCAGCGCCTCGCCGGACTCTATGCCCGCGCCGAACGCTTTGCCGATGCGGCGCGGTGTTGCGAGATCCTCGCCCGCGTCCACACCAAGGCCGGTCATGCTGAGCTCGCCAAGCAGTTCGGTGAGATGGGCGTCCGGTACCGCAAGCATGCCGGCGGAGCTGCGCCCACCGCGCCTGCGGAAGGCGCTCCCGCACTCGGTTTCGAGGTAAGCGCGGCGCCTCCCGCAGCCGCGGCGGCCCAGCCGGCGGCTCAGGAGTTCGGATTCGAAGTCAGCGTGCCGCCGGACGTGCCTGCCGCTCCAGTGGCTGCAGCGCCCGCGCGCGAGGTCGATGTCGCGAGCGAGTGGGAGACCATGGTCACCTCCGAGCCGGCAGCCGCCGCCGCGGAAGCGACTGTGACCTCTGCCGGAACGGCGATCGGCGATCCCACCCGCGAGGTAGTGGAAGAGATCAAGTTCTACATCGGGCAAGCGATGTTCGGCGACGCTCACACCGCGCTCGACCGGCTGGCGCAGTTTTCTCCCAAGCATCCGGAGATCCCCGCGCTGCGCGCGCAGCTCGCGGCGGCGGAGACTCCCGCGCCCGTCGCGCCCTCTGAAGCCAGCATCGCCGAGTTCAGTTTCGACGCGATCAAGACCGAAGCAGCGGAAGCGCCGGAAACGGTTGCGCCGCCACCACCGCAGCCACCACCGCCCGCGCCGAAAGCCGCGCCTAAAGCCGCACCGAAACCGGTTGCCGCTCCGCCGCCGCCACCACCGCCGCCGGCGCCTGCCGCCAAGATCAACGCGATGAGCGACTTTGTCCTCGACCTCGAAGAATCGCTAGGCGACGACTTTGCTATCGGCGGCGCGAAGGCACCCGCGCCGCCTCCGCCCTCCGCACTGGCCAAGGCCGCTGCTCCGCCGTCCCCGCCACCACCACCACCGCCGGCCGCCAAGCCCGCACCGGCGAGGTCTGCCGCACCGGCTGCGGCTGCGTCCGCACCCGCGTCTTCATCTGCACCCCAATCTGCACCCCAATCTGCACCCCAATCTGCCCCCCAGCAAGACGTGATGGTTGGCCGAGAGGCCAACGCCGCCCTCACCGACATGTTCGCTGAGTTCAAGGAGGAAGCGGAAGAGGGCGCCGGTCAAGCCGAGGATCCCGACACCCATTACAACCTCGGCGTCGCCTTCAAAGAGATGGGACTGCTCGACGAAGCCATCGGCGAGCTGCAAAAGGTCTGCCAGTCGATCGAGCACGGATATCCTTTCTCGCAAGTGATGCAGGCCTACACCTGGCTGGCGCATTGCTTCGTCGAAAAGGGCGTGCCCATGGCGGCGGTCAAGTGGTACGAGAAGGCGCTGCACGTGCCGCAGATCGATGAGGAGAGCAAGATGGCCGTGTACTACGAGCTCGCCTCCGCGCATGAGGCCGCCGGCAACCGCAAGGAAGCCTTGGCCAGCTTCATGGAAGTCTACGGTTCGAACATCGACTACCGCGACGTCGCCGAACGCATCAAAGCACTGAAGGCGTAG
- the ada gene encoding bifunctional DNA-binding transcriptional regulator/O6-methylguanine-DNA methyltransferase Ada, with amino-acid sequence MTARPIPSKGANATNNDAEWQAVLGQHRAWDGRLFYGVRSTGIYCKPSCPSRRPRRDQVEYFFDIPAAERAGFRACKRCHPNQPGRVDAQLQAVERACHYIRENLDATLSLEELGAHAGMSPFHLQRVFKRATGLTPKQYIAGCRLASFKQELRLNRRNVTEATYHAGYSSGSRVYERANQEMGMTPATYRKGAAGVAIEYAVVACSLGRLLVAKTPRGVCSVQLGDSERELEKALKNEFPKAELSHAAQRPAWLADVLAQVEGGSSSRTSSRSPETRLPLDIRVTAFQRRVYEALLRIPAGETRSYQQVAAAIGAPAACRAVARVCARNPVAVVIPCHRVVRGDGALAGYRWGVERKRALLGREAARKS; translated from the coding sequence ATGACCGCGCGGCCGATACCGTCGAAAGGCGCGAACGCGACCAACAACGACGCCGAGTGGCAGGCTGTCCTCGGGCAGCACCGCGCCTGGGACGGGCGCCTCTTCTACGGCGTGCGCTCGACCGGCATCTACTGCAAGCCGTCGTGCCCGTCGCGGCGTCCGCGGCGCGACCAGGTGGAATACTTCTTCGATATCCCTGCCGCCGAGCGCGCGGGCTTCCGCGCCTGCAAGCGTTGCCATCCCAACCAGCCCGGCCGGGTGGACGCGCAACTGCAAGCCGTCGAGCGCGCTTGCCATTACATCCGCGAGAATCTGGATGCCACGCTCTCACTCGAAGAGCTGGGCGCGCACGCCGGGATGAGCCCGTTCCACCTCCAGCGCGTCTTCAAGAGGGCCACCGGACTCACGCCGAAGCAATACATTGCGGGGTGCCGCCTGGCGTCGTTCAAGCAGGAGCTGCGCCTCAACCGGCGCAACGTGACCGAAGCCACCTACCACGCCGGATACAGTTCGGGCTCGCGCGTCTACGAGCGCGCGAATCAAGAAATGGGGATGACGCCGGCGACGTACCGCAAGGGCGCCGCAGGCGTCGCGATCGAATACGCCGTGGTCGCGTGCTCGCTCGGCCGATTGCTGGTCGCGAAGACGCCGCGTGGCGTGTGCAGCGTCCAGCTCGGCGACTCGGAGCGCGAGCTGGAAAAGGCGTTGAAGAACGAGTTTCCCAAGGCCGAGCTGAGTCATGCTGCACAGCGACCGGCGTGGCTTGCGGACGTGCTCGCGCAGGTCGAAGGCGGGTCTTCTTCGCGTACTTCTTCGCGTAGCCCGGAAACTCGTCTCCCGCTCGACATCCGCGTGACCGCTTTTCAGCGGCGCGTCTACGAAGCGTTGTTGCGGATCCCGGCGGGCGAGACGCGCTCGTACCAGCAAGTCGCCGCGGCGATCGGCGCTCCGGCAGCCTGCCGCGCGGTGGCGCGCGTGTGCGCTCGGAATCCGGTGGCGGTCGTGATCCCGTGCCATCGCGTGGTGCGCGGCGACGGTGCGCTCGCCGGCTACCGCTGGGGCGTCGAGCGGAAGCGCGCGCTGCTGGGACGGGAAGCCGCGAGAAAGAGCTAG
- a CDS encoding DUF2442 domain-containing protein: MISHQRDILALAADERVAGVEVSTDAITVSLKDGRAISAPLAWFPRLLHATASQRANWKIVGRGHGIHWPEIDEDVSTEGLLRGAPAPRPKRRK; encoded by the coding sequence ATGATCTCTCATCAGAGGGATATTTTGGCACTGGCGGCTGATGAGCGAGTCGCTGGGGTCGAGGTTTCGACCGATGCGATCACCGTCTCGTTGAAAGACGGCCGCGCAATCTCCGCGCCGCTCGCCTGGTTCCCGCGCCTTCTGCATGCCACGGCTTCGCAGCGGGCGAACTGGAAGATCGTGGGCAGGGGCCACGGAATCCATTGGCCGGAGATCGATGAGGATGTAAGTACCGAGGGTCTGCTGCGGGGTGCGCCCGCGCCTCGCCCCAAGCGGCGGAA
- a CDS encoding DUF983 domain-containing protein translates to MRDNGDPVRLEPTRWHAILRARCPRCRIGPIFARWRFPGFGVLHPMCPECGLLYQREQGYFLGAMYISSLIVTALIFVFLLLLWAVTSWSWDTLLLASLGLVILSAPLVMSVARVLWLHFDQYFDPR, encoded by the coding sequence ATGCGCGATAACGGTGATCCGGTTCGGCTAGAACCGACGCGGTGGCACGCCATCCTGCGGGCGCGCTGTCCGCGCTGCCGCATTGGGCCGATCTTCGCGCGCTGGCGTTTTCCGGGATTCGGCGTGTTGCATCCGATGTGTCCGGAGTGCGGCTTGCTGTACCAGCGCGAGCAGGGATACTTCCTCGGCGCCATGTACATCAGTTCGTTGATAGTGACCGCATTGATCTTTGTCTTCCTGTTGCTGCTCTGGGCAGTCACTTCATGGTCCTGGGACACGCTGCTGCTCGCGTCCCTGGGATTGGTGATACTGTCTGCACCGCTCGTGATGTCGGTGGCGCGCGTGCTGTGGCTGCACTTCGACCAGTACTTCGATCCGCGGTGA
- a CDS encoding DUF962 domain-containing protein has translation MSHEHSSDKLAQRDWVGEYSEAHRHPMNRLCHSFGIPMIVVSLLLAVGAIYIGPLWIYAVVLFVLGWVLQFVGHWFEGKPPEFIRDPRFLFVGVRWWFAKMRGKA, from the coding sequence ATGAGCCACGAACATTCGAGCGACAAGCTGGCGCAACGCGATTGGGTGGGCGAGTACTCCGAGGCGCACCGGCATCCGATGAACCGGCTGTGCCACAGCTTTGGCATCCCCATGATCGTGGTGTCGCTCTTGCTGGCCGTGGGCGCGATCTACATTGGCCCGCTGTGGATCTATGCGGTGGTGCTGTTCGTTCTCGGCTGGGTGCTGCAGTTCGTGGGACACTGGTTCGAAGGCAAGCCGCCGGAGTTCATACGCGATCCGCGCTTTCTGTTCGTCGGCGTGCGCTGGTGGTTCGCGAAGATGCGAGGGAAGGCATAG